Part of the Pseudothermotoga sp. genome, GCGTTGTTTCTCTCCCGAGACAACGCGTCGGAGAGGACAAATTACTCAAACATCTACGAGATTTTGAAAATTGTCAAAAAAAAGATCGAAGAGAAAGAGGGGGATGACAAAACTTGGCGCGTGAAACGATGGTGGTGAGGAAGATATTCAACGACAGAATCGTTTTGGAAAGGGATAGAACCTCCATGTGCGGTAGATGTCCAGCGAACGTGTTTTGCACTGGTGAAACACAAAAGATGCGCTTGATAGTTGAAAGAACTGACCTGGAATTGAACGAGGGTGACATCGTATTGGTTGAGACACCTGCGGTGAGTGCAACGAAAATGGCTTTCATCGTCTACACGATCCCGACGATCTTGTTCATCGTCACAACAGCTCTGACTGTGAGGAGATTCGAAGAATTAACCGCATTTTTCCTGGGACTTCTGAGCGTCGCTGCGTACTTTTTTGTTCTCAAAGTTTACGATAAGCGCTTCAGAAAGAAATTTAAACCGAGAGTGCTTGGAATCATTGAGACTGCAGAGCGAGTAAGTCCATCAGATGGCGCTTCTCTTCCGAAATGATCTTTTTCACAGTTTCCTTCTCGTTTCCAACGTATGGCAAGAGTTCCGAATAAAAAATGATACTGTCCTTCTCAACCTCTACAGCTAGATTCAACGCTTCTTTGAAACTCACTTGCTTCATGCGCTCCATCGTTGGAAACACCGACATACTCGCATAACTTTTGAGATATCCAGCCACTTCTTCGGAAACCCAACTGTCAATCGACGATTCACGGTGAGAAACGTTGTTGATCAATCCTTTGAAGATTTCTTGGTGTACCCTCTCTTGTTGCGCCAGATTCAGAAACAGTTGTTTCGTATTCTTGTCAATCTGTTTTTCTGCCATGTTTGAATAAAAGACATACCCTTCCGCTTCGATTTTCAAAGCGATGGAAAGAAGCTCTGTCAAATTCACCATACGATATTCGCTCCTTTCATAACTCCTTCAGTTCTAGATGGAGTTCATTGATACCGTTCAACACTTCCTCGGGTGTTATCAATTCGCCTCCAACTTTCGTCACGAGTCTGACCCTCAGGTTTTTCTTGGTTAAACTGAGCACTTCTTTGGCATATTGACCGAGGTTCATCTCTGCAAAAAGTACGGCTTCAGCTTTACTCAACAATTCTTTAAGTCTCGTTGCTGGCACGGGCCAGATGCTTATCGGCCTAAACATCCCGACTTTTATCTTGCTCTGTCTGGCTATCTTCACTGCCCTGATCGCACTTCTGGCCACGGACCCATAAGCAACAACCAAGATTTCAGCATCGTCAGTCATGTATTCTTCGTACATAGCAATCTCGTCTGCGTGGATTTTGATTTTGTTTGATAACCTCCTGACGAGCTTGTCACTCACTTCAAAACTCGACTGAGGAAAGCCAGCCTCATCGTGCACTAAACCTGAGACGTGGAAGCGTGCTTTTCCCATCTCAACCAGAGGTAGAGGAGTCGGCTCGGCGAAGTCCTTTTCTGCAAATGGTGTGTATATTTCTTCTTCTTCGAGTTCTGTCTCGCGCAATCTCGGTATTATTACTATTTCTTTGTCATCAGGGAGCTCGAAAGTTTCCCTCATGTGCCCGAGGACTTCGTCCATGAGAAATATCACGGGAGTTCTATATTTTTCGGCATAGTTGAATGCTGTGATGATCAATTTGTACGTTTCACCGACGCTCCAGGGGTATAAGGCTATGATTTCGTGATCACCGTGTGTACCCCAACGTGCTTGCATGATGTCCCCTTGAGCTGGCTGGGTTGGAAGGCCTGTGGATGGTCCTCCCCTCATGACGTTGACGAAAACACACGGTGTTTCCGTCATGATCGCGTAGCCAATGGATTCTTGCATCAAACTGAAACCAGGACCACTGGTTGCAGTCATCGATTTCACACCAGCGAGCGACGCACCAATGATGGCAGCAGCGCTGGCAATTTCATCTTCCATTTGTATGAAAACACCGCCAACTTTCGGTAACTCACGAGCCATCACTTCCGCAATTTCAGAAGAAGGTGTTATGGGATAACCTGCGTAGAAACGGCAACCTGCCCTGATGGCACCCAGAGCACAAGCTTCGTTTCCTTGCATCAGAACGCGTTCACCCATTTTGGACACTCCCTTGAACTGTCTCGAGTTGTTTGACTGCAACGGCAAAATCTGGACACAAATTTTCACACATCAAACAACCGATGCATTTGTTCCGATCACTCACAATCGGCCTGAGGAGCTCACCTTTCGAAAGAGCCCCCGTCGGACAAAACGCATAGCATATTCCACAGCGCTTGCACCAATCGTAGTTGATGTGTATATCGTACTGCTTCTTCATTCAAACTTTCCTCCTCTCATTTGAGCAAAGTCAGAAAGACTCCCGCCGCAACTGCCGAACCAACCACACCGGCGACGTTTGGACTCATGGCGTGCATCAGTATGAAGTTCGTTGGATCCACTTCACTCGCGAGTCTCTGAGCGACCCTCGCAGATGTCGGTACGGCGGAAACACCTGAGGCACCTATCAATGGGTTGATCTTATGTTTCAAGAAAAGATTCATGAACTTCGCGAAAAGTATCCCACCGGCAAGCGAACAAACGAACGCGAAAGCACCCAATCCGAAGACCTTCAAAGTTTCTGGTTTGAGAAACATGTCAGCTCTCGCAGAAGCTCCAACACACAGCATGAGTATGACCGTCACCGTATCGAGTATGAATCTGCTTGCAGCCTCAACGAGTCGCTTCACGTTTCCAACTTCTCTGAGAAGATTACCCAACATCAACATACCTACCAAAGGTAGTGATTGAGGTACTAGAGCTGCAGAGACAACGGTGACTATTATTGGAAAGACTATCCTCTCTGCTTTTGAAACCTTCCTCGGTGGCCCCATTCTGATCATGCGCTCCTTCTTCGTGGTGAGGAGCTTTGAAACAGGTGGTTGCAGAATTGGTATCAACGCAATGTAAGAGTATGCGGCTATGGCTACCGCTGAAAGCAATTCGGGTGAAAAACGGCTCGCCACGTATATCGTCGTTGGACCATCCGCTCCACCTATGATGCCTATCGTCGCTGACTGCTTCGGTGTAAAACCTAGGACTCTCGCCATCATGAAAGCGGTGAATATCCCTATCTGCGCAGCACCACCGAGAAACATCGTCAGTGGATAAGAGAGCATGAAGGAGAAATCTGTCAGGGCACCTATTCCCAAAAATATCAAAGGTGGGAATATGCCTAGGCTCATACCTTGCTTCAGATACCAGATCAGTCCTCCCTCATCGAGGATGCCAGTCAACTGAGGAGGAATATTTGCCAGCACGATCCCAAAAGATATCGGTACCAGTAACAGCGGCTCTGCATCTTTCTTCACTGCTACGTAGAGTAAAACTGTGGCTATTCCAAACATCAAAAGGTTTCCAACTGTGAAATGTGAAAAAGCTGTTTGCTGCAACATCTGAAGAATTCCCTGCAGCATCGTACAAGCCTCCTATGTGTTTACGATTTCACTCCATCATTGGATACCTCAGACCTTTCTTTCTCGCCGTTTCGAGCGCGATCTCATAACCGGCATCGAGGTGCCTTATAACCCCGATACCAGAATCGTTGGTCAAGACTCTCTCGAGCTTCTGACGGGCCAATTCTGTTCCGTCCGCAACGATGACCATACCTGCATGTATCGAATAGCCTATACCCACACCTCCACCGTGATGCACGGACACCCACGTTGCACCACTGGCTGTGTTCAATAAAGCATTCAAGATCGGCCAATCGGCGATCGCATCGCTCCCGTCCTTCATCGCTTCCGTTTCTCTGTATGGAGAGGCAACCGATCCCGTATCGTGATGATCTCTGCCTATCACGATCGGTGCTTTGAGCTCGCCTTTTTTCACCATCTCATTCATGGCCAAACCCATGAGCGTTCTTTCACCTTGACCGAGCCAGCATATCCTTGCAGGTAAGCCTTGCCATTTCACCTTCTTTTGTGCCATCTCTATCCACTTGCGAAGATGTTCATCTTCGCCGAACAATTCAAGAACTTTTCTATCGGTCGCGTAGATATCTTGGGGATCACCTGAAAGCGCCACCCACCTGAATGGTCCTTTACCCTGTGCGAACAAATCTCTTATGTATTCTGGTACATAACCGGGTATATCGAACGCGTTCTCAACGCCATGTTCGTAGGCTAACCTTCTGAGGTTGTTTCCATATTCGAAAACCTTTGCACCTTGTTTCTTCATCTCCAAAATGGCGTTCACATGTTCAACCACAGATTCATAAACCCTCTCCAAATATTCTCGAGGATTTTCTCTCCTCAATTCAGTAGCCTCTTCAACACTGAGACCTTTTGGAACATAACCGTTCAATGG contains:
- the hutU gene encoding urocanate hydratase: MIVKAPRGATLTCKSWQTEAAMRMLMNNLDPEVARDPMNLIVYGGTGKAARNWECFHKIVETLKVLENDETLLVQSGKPVAVFKTHEWAPRVLIANSLLVPKWATWEYFRELEERGLIMFGQMTAGSWIYIGTQGILQGTYETFYAVARKYFNGTLKGKFVLTAGLGEMGGAQPLAVTMNEGVILAVEVDKRMIDRRLRTGYLDTWTDDLSEALRLVKEAVKTGRPLSVALLGNAAEIHPKLVRMGIIPDVVTDQTAAHDPLNGYVPKGLSVEEATELRRENPREYLERVYESVVEHVNAILEMKKQGAKVFEYGNNLRRLAYEHGVENAFDIPGYVPEYIRDLFAQGKGPFRWVALSGDPQDIYATDRKVLELFGEDEHLRKWIEMAQKKVKWQGLPARICWLGQGERTLMGLAMNEMVKKGELKAPIVIGRDHHDTGSVASPYRETEAMKDGSDAIADWPILNALLNTASGATWVSVHHGGGVGIGYSIHAGMVIVADGTELARQKLERVLTNDSGIGVIRHLDAGYEIALETARKKGLRYPMME
- a CDS encoding SoxR reducing system RseC family protein encodes the protein MARETMVVRKIFNDRIVLERDRTSMCGRCPANVFCTGETQKMRLIVERTDLELNEGDIVLVETPAVSATKMAFIVYTIPTILFIVTTALTVRRFEELTAFFLGLLSVAAYFFVLKVYDKRFRKKFKPRVLGIIETAERVSPSDGASLPK
- a CDS encoding rubrerythrin, yielding MVNLTELLSIALKIEAEGYVFYSNMAEKQIDKNTKQLFLNLAQQERVHQEIFKGLINNVSHRESSIDSWVSEEVAGYLKSYASMSVFPTMERMKQVSFKEALNLAVEVEKDSIIFYSELLPYVGNEKETVKKIISEEKRHLMDLLALQSQ
- a CDS encoding 2-oxoacid:acceptor oxidoreductase subunit alpha, coding for MGERVLMQGNEACALGAIRAGCRFYAGYPITPSSEIAEVMARELPKVGGVFIQMEDEIASAAAIIGASLAGVKSMTATSGPGFSLMQESIGYAIMTETPCVFVNVMRGGPSTGLPTQPAQGDIMQARWGTHGDHEIIALYPWSVGETYKLIITAFNYAEKYRTPVIFLMDEVLGHMRETFELPDDKEIVIIPRLRETELEEEEIYTPFAEKDFAEPTPLPLVEMGKARFHVSGLVHDEAGFPQSSFEVSDKLVRRLSNKIKIHADEIAMYEEYMTDDAEILVVAYGSVARSAIRAVKIARQSKIKVGMFRPISIWPVPATRLKELLSKAEAVLFAEMNLGQYAKEVLSLTKKNLRVRLVTKVGGELITPEEVLNGINELHLELKEL
- a CDS encoding 4Fe-4S binding protein, whose amino-acid sequence is MKKQYDIHINYDWCKRCGICYAFCPTGALSKGELLRPIVSDRNKCIGCLMCENLCPDFAVAVKQLETVQGSVQNG
- a CDS encoding sodium ion-translocating decarboxylase subunit beta, whose protein sequence is MLQGILQMLQQTAFSHFTVGNLLMFGIATVLLYVAVKKDAEPLLLVPISFGIVLANIPPQLTGILDEGGLIWYLKQGMSLGIFPPLIFLGIGALTDFSFMLSYPLTMFLGGAAQIGIFTAFMMARVLGFTPKQSATIGIIGGADGPTTIYVASRFSPELLSAVAIAAYSYIALIPILQPPVSKLLTTKKERMIRMGPPRKVSKAERIVFPIIVTVVSAALVPQSLPLVGMLMLGNLLREVGNVKRLVEAASRFILDTVTVILMLCVGASARADMFLKPETLKVFGLGAFAFVCSLAGGILFAKFMNLFLKHKINPLIGASGVSAVPTSARVAQRLASEVDPTNFILMHAMSPNVAGVVGSAVAAGVFLTLLK